A segment of the Bacillus licheniformis DSM 13 = ATCC 14580 genome:
AAGACGATTGTATGCCGGCATTGTATCGGTTCCGGTGATGATCATGGAGACGAGGGTGTCCTGCTTATGCAGTGCACCGTGGCTGGCTCCTCCGACGTGCGTCGGCGACCCTTCGCCGATAAATTCGTATCCGGGCTTTGCATTGGCGATCAAATAATCGCCTTCATGAGAAAAAAATGAAGCGTACAGTCTGGCCAGCGCATCAGGAAATTTTCCGTATGTCAGGCTGTTCTGCTCAACCGTCAAATCGAGAATATGTAAATCCCCTTCCAGCGTCCACGTTTGTCCAAATTCGTCCGTGCATTTGCCTCCCGGCCGAAATGTGAGCTTCCCGTGCTGCTCCCCCGAAACGGCCTCAATTGAATCCGCTTCATTTTTCCAGCAGATGATGTCGATCCGTTCGTCCTTTTGCAGAATGTCCGCTATCCTCTTGAGCGGAAGCTTCGCTTTATCGAGCGAATAGATGAACGCCATTCTTTCGTTAACTGCAAGAACGATGTCGTCATCGGCCGTCACACCTTTCTTTAATTTCACAATGCGAAAGGCGTCCAAAAGGCTTCTCAAATCAATCAATGCTTCTTTTTTATTGCCGCTGATCCAGGCCTGTCCGTTGTCCCCCATCACGATCCAAATGTGATCCTTTAAAGCGGCTTCCCATGACGAAAAACTGTCTAAAATCCTTTGAACATGCCGGTCGGCTTTCGCCACCCCCGCTGCGTCGTTCCTCCCGTGTTTATGCACGTGCTGGTCGAGATCGGGAAAATAGACGAGCGCAAGAGGCGGTACTTTGTTTGTTTGAATCAGATAGACCAATTCATTGGTTGAAAATCGGTCGTTAAAACCGAATTTTTTGAAAAGCGAGCGGTTGGCCGGATTCACTTTGGAAAAACCGCCGTACGAAAACAGCTGGGATGCGTTGATTTTGACTGACCGGTTTAATCCGGAAATCATTGAAAAAAGAAAGGGAATCTGCAAATAGCCGTCCCGGCTCCCCCTGTGCAAGAGCGCATTGATCGAGCACGTTTCGATTCCTTTTTCGTCAAGCTCTTCGTGAAGCGTCTTCACCTGTTGGCTTAAATGAACCTGATTCAGATTGTAAAAGACGTCTCTGGAGGATTGTTTGATGCCTAATTTCAGAAGCTCTCGAATGTGGCTGCCATAATTGATAATCCGTTTTTCCTTCGCGTTGTACCACACAAGGCCAGGCACTTTGTGCTGGTCGCTGTACACCCCTGTAAGCAATGTGCTGTCGACATTGACAGACATCGTCGGAAAAGGGCTGATCATATCAGGCACATAACGCCCGTTTTCCAGTAAATATTGCAGTCCAGGAGCCTGTCCGTTTTTCACGGCTTCTTTGAGCGGTTCATCCATTAATGAATCGATCAGCAACATGACGACTGATTTCTTGCTGCTCTCAGACATCGTTCTTCCTCCTCCCTTATACGTGAGCATTCCCTAAACCGCTCCGGTTATGAATGATCCCGTCTAAAATATCGCTGAAATCACGGTCCGATTTTTCGCGCAAATATTGATCGACGCTCATTTGATAGCGCCTGATGTCTTCATCCGAACGGAAAAAGGAAAGCAGCTGCTGTTCAATCGGCTGCTGTTTTTGCTGATTCAGTTCGATGACAAGGTTTTTCTTTTTCAGAATATCGAGATTCATCTCTTCCTGTCCGGGCAGCGCATGATAGATGAAAACAGGGAGCTGTTTTTCAATGCACTCGCTGATCGTGACGCCGCCGGGCTTCGTAATAATGCCCGACGCCTCCGCGTATAAGCGGTTCATTTCAGTCTTGCTTTCGATATAAGGCAGCGCTTTAATATATGGATTGTTTAAATCACGAACATACCGGTAGAGCTTTCGGTTTTTTCCGCATAGTATTTGGTATGCGACATTCCCGTTCGGCGACAGTTCCCGCACGAGTTTAAAAATGCCGCCCACCCCCATGCTTCCGCCGGTTATGAGGATGTTGCAAAACGCTTTTTTGTCCCCGTCCTGCTCAGGCTTTCTCTCCGTTTTATAGGAACGGTGCACAGGTATTCCGGTCAGAAAAATTTTCTCTTCATCAACGCCTTCTGCGATCAGCTGGTCTTTGATGTCTTTGATCGGCGCGAAATGATAATCAATCTTCTCTCTTCCCCAGATTCGGTTGACGAAAAAATCGGTATATACATTGGCCACTTTCATGTCGGGAAATTGGCCTTTTAAGCGGTTCAGCAAATAGGAGGGCAATGCATGCGTACAGAACACGATATCAGGCTTTTTTTCTGCAATAATCTGCTGCATGCCTTTCAAAAAGATCAGCTCATACAAGAGGTGGCGCTTTGCCGTTTCATGGCGCCCGCACGCCAGGAGATGATAGACCGAGCTGTAGACTTTCGGAAAATACTGAATCCATGACAAATATGCCGCAGAGGAGGCCTTTTCCAGCCGCCGATAAGCATGTGAAAAAATGTCGATTTTTTCACAGTGATGGGATTTGAGGAGCAGTTCTGTCTGCAGCGAATCGGCAACGTGATGATGACCGGTGGAAATGCTTAAAAAAGGGAAAATCAGAATCTTTGTCATCTCCATCCTCCATTTCAGAAGAAAAATGTTTTCCATTTATATTTTTCAAATATCCAGCCAAAATATAAGTGTATTTTTTCAGGAAAGGAAAGTGACGACTTGAGAAACTGTTTTTTGTCAATTTGGAGTGTAATTGACCCGTTTTATTATTTTTTTTCAAGACTGACACTCATTGACCAAACGAAAACGAGCATTTTTCGCGTCCGTCTAACAAAGTACAAAGGGATCGATGTGGTGTTAAGCGATGGGACGGTTATTAAGAAAAACGATGTTCTGATCAAAATTCATCTGCACAATATTAAGCTGATCAAGGAGCTTCAAAATATTGAGAGCGCTGTCGGAAGAGGCATTCTCATTTATCAAAAAGCGTATTTTTCAATGCCGATCTTGGCCGAATATATCAAAAATCATCACCGGTCAGACCAAATTAAAGGCATCATCGGCATCACTACGCTGCATAAAGGAGTTGAGAGGCTCGGTTTTGAAGCGGTTGAGCCTGCGAACCAGTTTTACAGAGTGTTCAAGAAGCTGACGCAGATTCCGATCTTATATTTAACAACAAAGCAATTTTCTCTTCGCAAAATCCCCCCTTCCCAATATTTGTTTATTTCGAAAGAAAAATTGTTCAAGTCCTATCTGCAGAAATAAATAAAAAAGAGACTGATGCAAAAAAATGCAACAGCCTCTTCTTTTTATGAAATGTGATGGAACGTCATTTCCGGACGGCTTCCGATTCGGATGTTCGCCCCAGTCTGACCCAATCCCTCGCTGATATAAAACGGTTTGTCATGATGGTAGTGAAGACCTTTTATCATATTCATTCGCACAAGCTTTCCCATCTTCACGAGATGATAAGGCTTCGGCCAATGAATCTGACCGCCGTGAAAATGTCCTGAAAGAAGATAGTCAAAGTGAAATTCCTGCATATCAAGCACAACGTTCGGATCATGCGTCAATACAAGGTTGTAGCCCTCTTTAAGCCCTTTATATGAACCGGCAATATCGCTTCGCTTCGTGCTGTAATCATCAATCCCGATAATGTTGAGTGTCTCGCCTTCCACTTCAATGGAGACATGCTGGTTCTGTAGGGTGATGCATCCGTTATCTTCCAGTACACGTTTCAGCTTCCGAAAGTGTTCGTCTTTCAATAGGTAGTCATGGTTGCCGAATACAGCGTACATCCCGTATGCCGGCTTCAGTTTTTTCAAAGCTTTTAAGTAGTTTGCAAGCTTTGGAATATTTCTCTTCCTATCAAGAAAATCTCCTGTTAAAGCAATGAGATCCACTCGTTTTTTATTGGCAAGTTCAAGAATCCGTTCAGGTGAAATCGAAATGTTTTCTAAATGAAGATCGGACAGATGAAGAATGTTCAGCTTTTTCTTTAAAGCGGGAGCCTGCACGCGCTCGACCGAAATCGTGTTGACTTTCACATCTTTTGTATTGTGGTTCGCTTTATATAAAAAAGGCATGAGGCCTAAGATAATCAATAAACATGCGATAATAAACATTTCAATATCTCCTCCCTCTTACTAGTATAGTAAGTTGGCAGGCGGTTTTACAGTGGGAAATAATAGAATATCATTCTTTTTACCCATAACAAAACCGATTTCCAGCCGGAAATCGGTTCGCATTTTCACTCTTACAGAAACAAAATGAACAGAAGCAGCCCTAAAACGATTCGATAGATGGCAAACGGAACCAGCTTGATCTTGTTGATCAGCCGGAGGAAAAAACGGACGACAAAAAGAGCGACAATAAAAGCGCTGATAAACCCTGCGATAAAGAAAGGCAACAGGTCTGCACTCAAATATGCCCAGTTTTTGATTAAAGAGAGCAGGCTTGCACCCATCATGATCGGAATCGCCATGATGAAGGTGAAATCAGCGGCCGCTCTGTGGCTCAAGCCGAGAATAACCCCGCCTGAAATCGTCGAACCCGAGCGCGAGAAGCCCGGCCAAAGCGCCAGACATTGAAACAGCCCCATGCCAAGCGCCTGCTTATACGTCATCCTATCAACCGAATCTGTCGTATCCTTGCGCCGATTGATCCAGTCGGCTGCGAGCATCAGCACCGCACCGGCGATGAGACCGACCGCAACGGTGCGGACGGAAAACAAGTATTGATCAATATAGTCTTCAAATAAAAATCCAAGCACAGCGGCGGGAACAAGGCCTACAGCGATTTGGGCGATGGAAAGGCGGTTTCCCGATTTCTGCTCTTCCGTAATGTTTTTCTTCATGCCTAAAAGATTGAGAATCCGGTCTTTAAATACGAAGGCGACGGCAAGGATGGAGCCGAGCTGAATCACGACTTTAAAGGTATTCGCCGCCTCCGGCGTAAGCAGTTCTTTCGATTTCAGCCAGACATCGTCAACAATAATCATATGCCCTGTTGACGATACAGGGGCATATTCGGTTAATCCTTCAACAATTCCAAGTATGATAGCGACAATAATATCCCAAATGTTCATATGTCATTCCTTTCGCTTCCTTAAAACTTGTCCTCTAATAAACTATTTATATTAAAAGCCGATTATGCAAGCGGGATTCAGACTTCTTCGTTTTTTTCGTAAAGGTGTGAACGCTGTTTAAACCATTCAAATAAATGCGTGACAACCACTTTGATGACCGCGTATCCGGGGATGGCGAGAATGACGCCGATCACGCCGAACAGCTTGGCTGCCGTCAGCAGCACAAAGATGATTGTTACCGGATGGATGTGCAGGTTTTTTCCCATAATCTGCGGCGAAATAAATTTTCCTTCAAACAGCTGCACCACAGTCCAAACGATGATCAGCTTCACAAGCATAAACGGAGAAGTGACCAAAGCGATGATGATTGCCGGCGTAATCGCAATCGTCGGTCCGAGATACGGAACGATGCTCGTACACGCCGCCACAAGGGCCAAAAGAGAAGCATAATCAAGACCGATGATCATATATCCGATAAACAACAGGCAGCCGATACAGAAGCTGACGATGATCTGCCCCCTGATATACGAACTCAGCCGGTGATTCATCTCGGACATCATCACATACGTCTGCTCCCGCAGGCGGACCGGTATGAGTTTTAGAATAAACAGCGGCAGTTTTTTGCCGTCTTTCAACAAGTAAAACAGGATAAACGGCACGGTCACAATCGAAATCACGACCTCTGTCACGGCGCCTATGAACGTTCCCACACCGGTAAACGTACTGTTTAAAATGGTGGTAGCCTGATCGGATAATTTGCTTGCCAAATCGGTCAGATTGATGTTCATCGTCTGCTGGACCTGATTAAAGAACTGGCTTCCGATCAGCTGTTTAATTTGGTCTTCCACAATGTGGACATACCTTGGGAAGTTATCGACAAGGCTTGTGATCTGTTCCCTTAACAGCGGGATAACAGAGACGATCGAAATCGTGATCAGACCGATGATCACAATGTAGAGAAGAAGAATCGAATAAATTCTTTTCACGTTTTTCCACTCTAGAAAATCAACGATCGGATTTAACAAATAATAAACGACACCTGTCAGCACGACAGGCAGAGCGATGGTTTCCACAAGAACGATGAAAGGCGTGAAAATAAACGATGCTTTTGTAAATACAAGGATGTTCAGTCCGATCAAAAGCAGAATAAGCAGAAACAGGACGAATTTATTGTCTAAAAAAAACTTTTTAAACCTGCCGCCCCACATATGCAAAGAGTCCATGGCGATCCTCCATTAACGTTGGTTTTATAAATTAAATTGTACACTATTACTCCTCATACTAAAAATAAAACCATTGCTATTGGTCTTTTTTTCCGCTTGAAAACGTTTATTGTTATATAGATATACGCCGGCGTTTCCGTCTTTTTGTATTTCGCCGGCAAAAGAAAACACTGTATAATAAACATATCCTACAGCGAAAGGGGAAAATAGCATGATGCGGTTCGGGGTAGTCGGAACAAATTGGATTACCGACCGGTTTCTTGGGGCGGCCCGTTTGATCGAAGATTTTCAATTAACCGCGGTATATTCAAGGACCGGAGAGCGCGGACGTGAATTCGCGCAGAAATACGGAGCCGAGGCGGTTTTTACCGATATCGGAGAAATGGCTGAGAGCGATGTTATTGATGCGGTATATATCGCAAGTCCCAACTCTTTACATAAAGATCAGGCAGTTACATTCATGAAAAGCGGAAAACACGTCCTGTGCGAAAAACCGCTTGCGTCCCATGTCAAAGAAGCGGAAGAAATGGTAAAAACAGCGCAGGAACACCGCGTAACATTTATGGAAGCGATGAAAACGACGTTTCTTCCGAATTTTAAAAACATCAGTCGCAACCTGCACAAAATCGGCAAAGTCCGCCGTTTTACAGCCAGCTACTGCCAATACTCTTCCCGCTATGACGCCTATCGAAACGGAACCGTCTTAAACGCATTTAATCCGGCTTTATCGAACGGTTCCTTGATGGATATCGGCGTCTATTGCGTTCATCCCGCGATCGTCCTGTTCGGCAAACCCCTCGAAGTCAAAGCGAACGGGCTGATCCTTGAGTCAGGGGCGGACGGTGAAGGAACAGTGCTGTTAAAATACAAGGAGCACGAAGCCGTACTGATGCACTCGAAAATCTCAAATTCCTTCATCCCGGCTGAAATTCAAGGAGAAGAAGGCTCTATCGTCATCGATAAAATCCACCGCCCCGAACAAGTCGACATCCGCTATCGGGACGGTCGGGTTGAACATCTTACGCTGCCTGATGACAAACCGGCCATGTTTTATGAAACAGAGGAATTCATCAATTTAATTAAACAAGGGCGGATCGAGTCTTCGCTTAACACGTTTGAACGTTCTATAGACACATTGGCGGTCATAGATGAAGCGCGCAAACAGATCGGTCTCGTTTTCCCCGCTGATCACATGTAGCAAATGAGCCGCCCCGGCTCGAATGAACGGGCGGCTCATCTGTTTTAGGACTGCGCCAAAAGATCGGCAAAGGCTTTGACATAGATCGGCAGGTCCGGCGGGCGGCGGCTTGACACGATATGGCCGTCGACGACCGCTGCTTCATTCACCCATATGGCTCCGGCATTTTCCATATCGTCTTTAATCCCCGGTGTGCTTGTAACCTTCCTGCCTTCCAATATTCCTGCAGAAATCAGCACCCAGCCGGCATGGCAGATTTGTCCGATGGGCTTCTTCCTTTCGTTGAACCACCGAATCATCTCCAGGACCTCGGGATATCTTCTGAGCTTGTCAGGCGCCCAGCCTCCCGGAACCAGAACGGCGTCGTATTCCTCAATGTTCACGCTTTTCAGCTCATAATCTGAGACAGCGGGCACTCCGTATTTGCCCTTGTATTCATGATCCGCTTTTTCACCAATGAAATGTACGATCGCTCCTTCTTCCTTCAACCTCAAAACTGGATACCACAGTTCTAAATCTTCGAATTCATCGCTGACAAGCGCGATCACTTTCTTGCCTTCCAGTCGCATGATTGATCCTTTCCTGTACAACCAGTGTACGATAGATGATAGTCTGTTTAAACCTATTTATACCCTTCCCCGTTCCTTTAAAAAGATGCTTTTCCCGGGCAAAAGGCTGCCGGATCGGCGGAAGCCTGATGTTTAGTCAATCTTAAATTTTTTCGTTAAATCGCGCAGTTCTTCAGCCATTTGTTCAAGCGTAGCCGCAGAAGAACTGATTTCCTCCATTGAAGCGAGCTGTTCTTCAGCCGAAGCGGCAATGTCTTGAATGCTTCCTGAGCTTTCACGCGATACGTCTGCAATTTCTTCAACCGCTCCCGCGACTTGCTGTGACCCTTCTGACAGCTCTTCAACTGCCGCATTCATCGTCTGCAGCTTGCCCGCGATTTCGTTTGTCATGTCATAAATCTGCTTAAAGCTTGTATCTGTTTCATCTG
Coding sequences within it:
- a CDS encoding metallophosphoesterase gives rise to the protein MFIIACLLIILGLMPFLYKANHNTKDVKVNTISVERVQAPALKKKLNILHLSDLHLENISISPERILELANKKRVDLIALTGDFLDRKRNIPKLANYLKALKKLKPAYGMYAVFGNHDYLLKDEHFRKLKRVLEDNGCITLQNQHVSIEVEGETLNIIGIDDYSTKRSDIAGSYKGLKEGYNLVLTHDPNVVLDMQEFHFDYLLSGHFHGGQIHWPKPYHLVKMGKLVRMNMIKGLHYHHDKPFYISEGLGQTGANIRIGSRPEMTFHHIS
- a CDS encoding Gfo/Idh/MocA family protein encodes the protein MMRFGVVGTNWITDRFLGAARLIEDFQLTAVYSRTGERGREFAQKYGAEAVFTDIGEMAESDVIDAVYIASPNSLHKDQAVTFMKSGKHVLCEKPLASHVKEAEEMVKTAQEHRVTFMEAMKTTFLPNFKNISRNLHKIGKVRRFTASYCQYSSRYDAYRNGTVLNAFNPALSNGSLMDIGVYCVHPAIVLFGKPLEVKANGLILESGADGEGTVLLKYKEHEAVLMHSKISNSFIPAEIQGEEGSIVIDKIHRPEQVDIRYRDGRVEHLTLPDDKPAMFYETEEFINLIKQGRIESSLNTFERSIDTLAVIDEARKQIGLVFPADHM
- a CDS encoding YkoP family protein; protein product: MRNCFLSIWSVIDPFYYFFSRLTLIDQTKTSIFRVRLTKYKGIDVVLSDGTVIKKNDVLIKIHLHNIKLIKELQNIESAVGRGILIYQKAYFSMPILAEYIKNHHRSDQIKGIIGITTLHKGVERLGFEAVEPANQFYRVFKKLTQIPILYLTTKQFSLRKIPPSQYLFISKEKLFKSYLQK
- a CDS encoding alkaline phosphatase family protein, with the translated sequence MSESSKKSVVMLLIDSLMDEPLKEAVKNGQAPGLQYLLENGRYVPDMISPFPTMSVNVDSTLLTGVYSDQHKVPGLVWYNAKEKRIINYGSHIRELLKLGIKQSSRDVFYNLNQVHLSQQVKTLHEELDEKGIETCSINALLHRGSRDGYLQIPFLFSMISGLNRSVKINASQLFSYGGFSKVNPANRSLFKKFGFNDRFSTNELVYLIQTNKVPPLALVYFPDLDQHVHKHGRNDAAGVAKADRHVQRILDSFSSWEAALKDHIWIVMGDNGQAWISGNKKEALIDLRSLLDAFRIVKLKKGVTADDDIVLAVNERMAFIYSLDKAKLPLKRIADILQKDERIDIICWKNEADSIEAVSGEQHGKLTFRPGGKCTDEFGQTWTLEGDLHILDLTVEQNSLTYGKFPDALARLYASFFSHEGDYLIANAKPGYEFIGEGSPTHVGGASHGALHKQDTLVSMIITGTDTMPAYNRLVDIKEWILDLVKSRGAGE
- a CDS encoding AI-2E family transporter — its product is MDSLHMWGGRFKKFFLDNKFVLFLLILLLIGLNILVFTKASFIFTPFIVLVETIALPVVLTGVVYYLLNPIVDFLEWKNVKRIYSILLLYIVIIGLITISIVSVIPLLREQITSLVDNFPRYVHIVEDQIKQLIGSQFFNQVQQTMNINLTDLASKLSDQATTILNSTFTGVGTFIGAVTEVVISIVTVPFILFYLLKDGKKLPLFILKLIPVRLREQTYVMMSEMNHRLSSYIRGQIIVSFCIGCLLFIGYMIIGLDYASLLALVAACTSIVPYLGPTIAITPAIIIALVTSPFMLVKLIIVWTVVQLFEGKFISPQIMGKNLHIHPVTIIFVLLTAAKLFGVIGVILAIPGYAVIKVVVTHLFEWFKQRSHLYEKNEEV
- a CDS encoding type 1 glutamine amidotransferase domain-containing protein, producing the protein MRLEGKKVIALVSDEFEDLELWYPVLRLKEEGAIVHFIGEKADHEYKGKYGVPAVSDYELKSVNIEEYDAVLVPGGWAPDKLRRYPEVLEMIRWFNERKKPIGQICHAGWVLISAGILEGRKVTSTPGIKDDMENAGAIWVNEAAVVDGHIVSSRRPPDLPIYVKAFADLLAQS
- a CDS encoding MGDG synthase family glycosyltransferase → MTKILIFPFLSISTGHHHVADSLQTELLLKSHHCEKIDIFSHAYRRLEKASSAAYLSWIQYFPKVYSSVYHLLACGRHETAKRHLLYELIFLKGMQQIIAEKKPDIVFCTHALPSYLLNRLKGQFPDMKVANVYTDFFVNRIWGREKIDYHFAPIKDIKDQLIAEGVDEEKIFLTGIPVHRSYKTERKPEQDGDKKAFCNILITGGSMGVGGIFKLVRELSPNGNVAYQILCGKNRKLYRYVRDLNNPYIKALPYIESKTEMNRLYAEASGIITKPGGVTISECIEKQLPVFIYHALPGQEEMNLDILKKKNLVIELNQQKQQPIEQQLLSFFRSDEDIRRYQMSVDQYLREKSDRDFSDILDGIIHNRSGLGNAHV
- a CDS encoding undecaprenyl-diphosphate phosphatase gives rise to the protein MNIWDIIVAIILGIVEGLTEYAPVSSTGHMIIVDDVWLKSKELLTPEAANTFKVVIQLGSILAVAFVFKDRILNLLGMKKNITEEQKSGNRLSIAQIAVGLVPAAVLGFLFEDYIDQYLFSVRTVAVGLIAGAVLMLAADWINRRKDTTDSVDRMTYKQALGMGLFQCLALWPGFSRSGSTISGGVILGLSHRAAADFTFIMAIPIMMGASLLSLIKNWAYLSADLLPFFIAGFISAFIVALFVVRFFLRLINKIKLVPFAIYRIVLGLLLFILFL